The Methanobacteriaceae archaeon genome has a window encoding:
- the atwA gene encoding methyl coenzyme M reductase system, component A2, which produces MDFITLKNITKTFDGVDVLKDINLKITEGETLGILGRSGSGKSVLINMLRGTSEYKPDAGQILVNVAVCPECLAVESPSHAGEKCSCGATLEAKEVDFFNAERKLFASIKRRISIMLQRNFALYDEESVIENVMRAMPDDKEYDEKIYEALELLEMVQMNHRITHIARDLSGGEKQRVVLARQLAKEPMMFLADEPTGTLDPQTAIKLHNTLKEGVKDEGITMLITSHWPEVMIELADKVIWLEGGEIKQEGEAETVVNDFVATIPIPEKPEIPEFGEPEVVLENVKKHYYSIERGVVKAVDGVDLTINKEEIFGIVGLSGSGKTTTTRMLMGLTEPSGGNIQIKLGDEWIDMTKVGPLNRGRIMPYIGLLHQEYSLYPHRTVLGNLTDAISLNLPAEFGKIKAIHALTTVGFADDVAASVLDKYPDQLSVGEKHRVALAQVLIKEPNLIVLDEPTGTMDPITRVIVTDSILKARTELEQTFIIISHDMDFVLDVCDRAALMRGGKLLDIGTPEEIVEKLTADEKEDMLKENR; this is translated from the coding sequence ATGGATTTTATAACACTAAAAAATATTACTAAAACTTTTGATGGTGTTGATGTTCTTAAAGATATTAATTTAAAAATTACTGAAGGAGAAACATTAGGTATTTTAGGCCGTAGTGGAAGTGGAAAATCTGTTTTAATTAATATGCTCAGAGGTACATCTGAGTATAAACCAGATGCTGGTCAGATTTTAGTTAATGTTGCTGTTTGTCCAGAATGTTTAGCTGTTGAGTCTCCTTCTCATGCTGGTGAAAAATGTAGTTGTGGAGCAACTTTAGAAGCAAAAGAAGTTGACTTCTTTAATGCTGAGAGGAAATTATTTGCAAGTATTAAAAGAAGAATTTCCATCATGTTACAACGTAACTTCGCATTATACGACGAAGAATCTGTAATTGAAAATGTAATGAGGGCAATGCCTGACGATAAGGAATATGATGAGAAAATTTATGAAGCATTGGAATTATTAGAAATGGTTCAAATGAATCATAGGATTACTCACATTGCTCGTGACTTAAGTGGTGGGGAAAAACAAAGAGTTGTACTCGCAAGACAATTAGCTAAAGAACCTATGATGTTTTTAGCTGATGAACCTACTGGTACTTTAGATCCTCAAACTGCTATCAAACTTCATAACACATTAAAAGAAGGTGTAAAAGATGAAGGAATCACTATGTTAATTACTTCTCACTGGCCAGAAGTAATGATTGAATTAGCAGATAAGGTAATCTGGTTAGAAGGTGGAGAAATCAAACAGGAAGGAGAAGCTGAGACTGTAGTAAATGATTTCGTTGCTACAATTCCTATTCCTGAAAAACCAGAAATTCCTGAATTCGGAGAACCTGAAGTAGTTCTTGAAAATGTTAAAAAACATTACTACTCCATTGAACGTGGTGTTGTTAAAGCAGTAGATGGTGTTGATTTAACTATTAATAAAGAAGAAATCTTTGGTATTGTAGGTTTAAGTGGTTCTGGAAAAACAACCACTACAAGAATGTTAATGGGATTAACTGAACCAAGTGGAGGTAATATCCAAATCAAACTCGGTGATGAATGGATTGACATGACCAAAGTTGGACCACTCAACCGTGGACGTATTATGCCTTATATTGGTTTATTACATCAAGAATATTCATTATATCCTCACAGAACTGTTCTTGGTAACTTAACTGATGCAATTAGTTTAAATTTACCTGCAGAATTCGGTAAAATTAAAGCTATTCATGCATTAACCACTGTTGGTTTTGCTGATGATGTTGCTGCAAGTGTGCTTGATAAATATCCTGATCAATTAAGTGTAGGGGAAAAACACAGGGTTGCTTTAGCTCAAGTATTAATCAAAGAACCTAATTTAATTGTTTTGGATGAACCAACAGGTACAATGGATCCGATTACTCGTGTTATTGTAACTGATTCTATCTTAAAAGCACGTACTGAATTAGAACAAACATTCATTATTATTTCTCACGATATGGACTTCGTTTTAGATGTCTGTGACAGAGCAGCTTTAATGAGAGGGGGAAAACTCTTAGATATTGGTACTCCTGAAGAAATTGTTGAGAAATTAACCGCAGATGAAAAAGAAGATATGCTTAAAGAAAACAGATAA
- a CDS encoding methanogenesis marker 9 domain-containing protein, which yields MTWEDAPSHICRGGDVRGLAFCCPPVKPCPVLNALQEVNLTPKEYIEIKTQFGRETRLGEGAGTCFGSLVWCCKPSKPCPLRDMSLNSIGLSHEEYLDLKKQLSERLVGVTKPDPDEKAEALAETFNITKLEAMDVLKECNDDLRAAVKVLRAKSLDND from the coding sequence ATGACTTGGGAAGATGCGCCGTCTCATATTTGTAGAGGAGGAGATGTCAGAGGACTTGCTTTTTGTTGTCCTCCAGTAAAACCGTGCCCAGTATTAAATGCATTACAGGAAGTTAACTTAACTCCTAAAGAATATATTGAAATTAAAACTCAATTCGGTAGGGAAACTAGATTAGGTGAAGGAGCAGGAACCTGCTTTGGATCACTTGTATGGTGTTGTAAACCATCTAAACCTTGTCCATTAAGAGATATGTCATTAAATAGTATTGGATTAAGTCATGAAGAATACTTAGACTTAAAAAAACAATTATCTGAGAGATTAGTTGGAGTTACTAAACCTGATCCTGATGAAAAAGCTGAAGCATTAGCAGAAACATTCAACATTACCAAACTTGAAGCAATGGATGTTTTAAAAGAATGCAATGATGATTTAAGGGCTGCTGTAAAAGTTTTACGTGCTAAATCTCTTGATAATGATTAA
- a CDS encoding SprT family zinc-dependent metalloprotease yields MKEILKIEDITITVTWKNIKNMYLRVLPPNGDVEVSAPIALPQEELVNFIKSKKQWILKKQDIILKNDIKAPLKYKNDEKHYLWGKQYNLKLISNDNIKSGFVKDDTIFLPVSKRSTIDIRQKVLVELYRRELQNKIPTLMAKHSKIIGKKPSEVKVRKMKNWGNCRKDGRITLNLNLAKKDPKCLEYVIIHELCHLIEFNHGKEFKKLMDKYCPDWKKIKKELNE; encoded by the coding sequence ATGAAAGAAATTTTAAAAATCGAAGACATAACCATCACTGTAACATGGAAAAATATTAAAAATATGTATCTTCGAGTATTGCCACCAAATGGAGATGTTGAGGTTTCTGCTCCAATTGCCCTACCACAGGAAGAATTGGTTAATTTTATTAAATCCAAAAAGCAGTGGATTTTAAAAAAACAAGACATTATTTTAAAAAATGATATTAAAGCACCTCTAAAATATAAAAACGATGAAAAACATTATTTGTGGGGAAAACAGTACAATTTAAAGTTAATTTCTAATGATAACATAAAATCAGGTTTTGTTAAGGATGATACTATTTTCCTACCAGTTTCTAAAAGAAGTACAATTGATATACGCCAGAAAGTATTAGTTGAGCTTTATAGAAGAGAACTTCAAAATAAAATTCCTACATTAATGGCTAAACACAGCAAGATTATTGGTAAAAAACCTTCCGAAGTAAAGGTTAGAAAAATGAAAAACTGGGGAAACTGCAGAAAGGACGGAAGAATAACACTAAATTTAAATCTTGCAAAAAAAGACCCCAAATGTTTAGAATACGTAATCATCCATGAATTATGTCATTTAATTGAATTTAATCATGGAAAAGAATTTAAAAAATTAATGGACAAATACTGTCCAGATTGGAAAAAAATAAAAAAAGAATTAAATGAATAA
- a CDS encoding glycosyltransferase family 2 protein: MVKISVIIPVYNVEKYLKECLESVVNQTLNDIEIICIDDGSTDSSPSILKEYQNNDERFIIINQENSGPGAARNRGIKEAKGKYTYFLDSDDYLELDALEKLYDVGEKTDVDFIIFKLRRFCDETKEYLTSTYYDMANIEDEFKNKVITYQDIKKHIYTMVVSTPAKLYRTDLIRDIKFPENILFEDNVFFIESTLKSDKLFILDEYLYNRRIRDNSITTSDESDYKDTITISNLMVQITKDLGKYEEMKEYIYPRKIGNTNLIINQINNPEMKEEFFKEVKEDFKKHLDEYESDDFFVNKLNDKTRHIFYSGINCKTSEEFILSIKLFDAEHKIKKLKKKNKKLKKENKRIKSTKAYKIWKKYIKIKKKLFK, encoded by the coding sequence ATGGTCAAGATATCTGTAATTATACCAGTTTATAATGTTGAAAAATATTTAAAAGAGTGTTTGGAGAGTGTTGTTAACCAAACACTAAATGATATTGAAATCATTTGTATTGATGATGGCTCAACAGATTCATCACCATCAATTCTTAAAGAGTATCAAAACAACGATGAAAGGTTTATTATTATAAACCAAGAAAACAGCGGCCCAGGAGCTGCAAGAAACAGAGGGATTAAAGAAGCTAAAGGTAAATACACCTATTTTTTAGATTCTGATGATTATCTTGAATTAGATGCTCTTGAGAAATTATACGATGTTGGTGAAAAAACAGATGTTGATTTTATAATTTTTAAATTAAGAAGATTTTGTGATGAAACAAAAGAATATCTTACTTCCACATATTATGATATGGCAAATATTGAAGATGAATTTAAAAATAAAGTAATTACATACCAGGATATTAAAAAACATATCTACACAATGGTTGTCTCAACACCTGCAAAACTTTATAGAACTGATTTAATTCGAGATATCAAGTTTCCGGAAAATATTCTTTTTGAAGACAATGTATTTTTCATTGAATCAACATTAAAATCAGATAAGCTATTTATTTTAGATGAATACTTATATAACCGCAGAATCCGTGACAATTCAATTACAACATCTGATGAAAGCGATTATAAGGACACAATTACTATTTCCAATCTTATGGTTCAAATAACAAAGGATCTTGGAAAATACGAAGAGATGAAAGAATATATTTATCCTCGTAAAATAGGAAATACAAACCTTATTATTAATCAGATAAATAATCCTGAAATGAAAGAAGAGTTTTTTAAAGAAGTAAAAGAAGATTTTAAAAAGCATTTGGATGAATATGAATCTGATGATTTCTTTGTCAACAAATTAAATGATAAAACCAGACATATTTTTTATAGTGGAATAAACTGCAAAACCAGTGAGGAGTTTATTTTATCCATTAAGTTATTTGATGCTGAGCATAAAATTAAAAAGCTTAAAAAGAAAAACAAAAAGTTAAAAAAAGAAAACAAACGTATTAAATCCACAAAAGCATACAAAATATGGAAAAAATACATTAAAATAAAAAAGAAACTGTTTAAATAA
- the hemA gene encoding glutamyl-tRNA reductase — MILNLRVDHKLADIQSMEIISKDIDELFAKLQEKYSIVEYIEISTCNRKEYFIHNKHIPEDEELLSHENKSIVIDYGQSAVMHLLRMTSGLESMIVGEDQILGQVKDAKHKAVKDRHCGKILDAIFTKAIHVGQVVRNKTNINKGSVSIGSAAIDLAEKYIGDLENKSVLVIGAGKMGKLVAKALAEKDLNAIFVANRTYYVAVDLAKDLGGEAILFNDLEKYLATADLVISATSAPHPIITKERLLKSPRDYESLMLIDIANPRDISEDVLELGVKSFNIDNLREIAEINTNLRKKEFAEAENIINDEFILLKESFKIMKVDELLGNLRASMEYIRERETQKAIGKLSDVDGSDKILDNLTNSIVNKIFYDVSKKVKKAAKDENEDILAACEYIFN; from the coding sequence TTGATATTAAATTTAAGAGTTGACCATAAACTTGCAGATATTCAGTCTATGGAGATTATTTCAAAAGATATTGACGAATTATTTGCAAAACTACAAGAAAAATATTCTATTGTTGAATATATTGAGATTAGTACATGTAACAGAAAGGAATATTTCATTCACAATAAGCATATTCCTGAAGATGAAGAGTTACTTTCTCATGAAAACAAGAGTATTGTTATTGATTATGGTCAGTCTGCTGTTATGCACCTTTTACGTATGACTTCCGGTTTAGAATCTATGATTGTTGGAGAAGACCAGATTTTAGGTCAGGTTAAGGATGCAAAGCACAAAGCAGTTAAAGATCGTCACTGTGGTAAAATTTTGGATGCTATTTTTACAAAAGCTATTCATGTTGGTCAGGTTGTTAGAAATAAAACCAATATCAACAAAGGTTCTGTATCAATTGGTTCTGCAGCTATTGATTTGGCTGAAAAATATATTGGTGATTTGGAAAACAAATCTGTTTTGGTAATTGGTGCTGGAAAAATGGGTAAATTAGTTGCTAAAGCACTTGCTGAGAAAGATTTAAATGCTATTTTTGTTGCAAACAGGACTTATTATGTTGCAGTAGACCTTGCTAAGGATTTAGGCGGTGAAGCTATTTTATTTAATGACCTAGAAAAGTATTTGGCAACTGCTGACTTGGTTATTAGTGCTACCAGTGCGCCTCACCCGATTATTACTAAAGAACGTTTATTAAAAAGTCCTAGGGATTATGAAAGCTTAATGTTAATTGATATTGCAAATCCTCGTGATATTTCAGAAGATGTTTTGGAATTAGGTGTCAAGTCATTCAATATTGACAACTTAAGAGAAATTGCTGAGATAAATACTAACCTTAGAAAAAAGGAATTTGCTGAAGCAGAAAATATCATCAATGATGAGTTCATTTTACTTAAAGAATCCTTTAAAATAATGAAAGTTGATGAATTACTTGGTAATTTAAGAGCATCTATGGAGTATATACGTGAACGTGAAACTCAAAAAGCTATTGGCAAGTTAAGTGATGTAGATGGTAGCGATAAAATATTGGATAATTTAACAAATTCTATTGTTAATAAGATATTTTATGATGTTTCTAAAAAAGTAAAAAAAGCTGCAAAAGATGAAAATGAGGATATTCTTGCAGCGTGTGAGTATATTTTTAATTAA
- a CDS encoding bifunctional precorrin-2 dehydrogenase/sirohydrochlorin ferrochelatase: MDWTSIYLKTSNLNVFILGTGEVATRRANKFLDHGANVKLAGDNLADELVSKGAILCSTEDVDDLVEWSDFVVIASGDRTLSNYVSKIAEDKLLNRADFPSEGNVIVPTSFNIGDIEISIFTGGKSPLMARQLRKKIQSIITEEDILEIELQDYARNKLKGIVQDQKDRRKCLYEIFEDEKINVLIKNRNIVEAKDYIDDLIRGLN; encoded by the coding sequence ATGGACTGGACTTCTATTTATTTAAAAACATCTAATTTGAATGTTTTTATTTTAGGAACTGGCGAAGTTGCAACAAGACGTGCAAATAAATTTTTAGACCATGGTGCTAATGTTAAACTGGCTGGAGATAATTTGGCTGATGAATTAGTATCAAAAGGAGCTATTTTATGCTCTACTGAGGACGTTGATGATTTAGTTGAATGGTCTGATTTTGTTGTAATAGCTAGTGGGGATAGAACCCTGTCCAATTATGTTTCTAAAATTGCTGAAGATAAACTTCTTAACAGAGCAGATTTTCCTAGTGAAGGAAATGTAATTGTTCCAACAAGTTTTAATATTGGAGATATTGAAATTTCTATTTTTACCGGTGGAAAAAGCCCACTTATGGCTCGCCAATTAAGAAAAAAAATTCAATCAATAATTACTGAAGAGGATATCTTGGAAATAGAACTTCAGGATTATGCCAGAAACAAATTAAAAGGAATCGTTCAAGACCAGAAAGATAGAAGAAAATGTCTTTATGAAATTTTTGAAGATGAAAAAATCAATGTTTTAATTAAAAATAGAAATATTGTCGAAGCCAAAGATTATATTGACGATTTGATAAGGGGATTAAATTGA
- a CDS encoding zinc ribbon domain-containing protein gives MTNKNHFCIYCGAKLDFNQKFCTQCGKKVQRNNRNVEKIQSRYNDALDAIDEEYEFRQQNAKELLNKLFDSNHFSYNKFLSSINESNKLFNMQLDVTRKMVDVCDGKNHFVEKEIDKKIELLKTFIGKMNDLIDEMVIRLSSNEHDIEDINNLFEDMDDLIDSVKDY, from the coding sequence ATGACTAATAAAAATCATTTTTGTATTTATTGTGGAGCTAAATTGGATTTTAATCAAAAATTTTGCACTCAATGTGGAAAAAAGGTTCAAAGGAATAATAGGAATGTTGAAAAAATCCAATCCAGATATAATGATGCTCTTGATGCTATAGATGAAGAATATGAGTTTAGACAGCAAAATGCTAAGGAATTGCTAAATAAACTTTTTGATTCTAATCATTTCTCATATAATAAGTTTTTATCATCTATTAATGAGTCCAACAAGCTATTTAATATGCAATTGGATGTTACAAGAAAAATGGTTGATGTTTGTGATGGTAAAAATCATTTTGTTGAAAAAGAAATTGATAAAAAAATTGAGCTATTAAAAACATTCATAGGTAAAATGAATGATTTAATAGATGAGATGGTTATTCGTTTAAGTTCCAATGAACATGATATTGAAGATATCAATAATCTTTTTGAAGATATGGATGACTTAATCGACTCTGTAAAAGATTATTAA
- a CDS encoding AAA family ATPase: MKNDNKKAEIKTANQKQNTKKAKTNESAECVILKPVGYPFEFGLIDEDIEITNIELFEEYAREQWLGLVVKENSHLFDQKIIPDYGFEIVKAKPNNSLITETTRIKLITDELENKKKKTAFKSNIHLSDIVGQTNAKNKIKVISKYLEDPEKFGQWAPRNILFYGLPGTGKTMLVKALANELDVPLHLIKATTLIGDHVGDGSSKIHELFKKASEDSPCIIFIDEIDAVALHRSFQSLRGDVSEIVNSLLTEMDGINENDSIITICATNNPSSLDYAIRSRFEEEIEFKLPDDEERLMIIENNLKTMPLDYNLDLEKIVKQTKGMSGRDIKEKILKTALHNAIATESDILTMKNIDYSIKSTKIKNKDVKGMFE, from the coding sequence ATGAAAAATGATAACAAAAAAGCAGAAATCAAAACAGCTAATCAAAAACAAAATACTAAAAAAGCAAAAACCAACGAAAGTGCTGAATGTGTCATTTTAAAACCTGTTGGATATCCATTTGAATTTGGTTTAATAGATGAAGATATTGAAATTACCAACATTGAACTGTTTGAAGAATATGCACGTGAACAGTGGCTAGGATTAGTTGTAAAAGAAAATTCACATTTATTTGATCAAAAAATTATTCCCGACTATGGTTTTGAAATCGTAAAAGCAAAACCAAATAACTCATTAATTACTGAAACAACCAGAATTAAACTTATTACTGATGAACTGGAAAATAAGAAGAAAAAAACTGCATTCAAGTCAAATATTCATCTTTCAGATATTGTTGGACAAACTAATGCAAAAAATAAAATCAAAGTTATATCCAAGTACTTAGAAGACCCTGAGAAATTCGGACAGTGGGCTCCTCGAAACATTTTGTTTTACGGACTTCCAGGTACTGGTAAAACTATGCTTGTCAAAGCACTTGCTAACGAACTTGATGTTCCATTGCATTTAATTAAAGCAACAACATTAATCGGTGACCATGTGGGAGATGGTTCATCTAAAATTCATGAATTATTCAAAAAAGCAAGTGAAGACTCACCATGCATAATCTTTATTGATGAAATTGATGCTGTTGCACTACACAGATCATTTCAGTCACTAAGAGGAGATGTTTCTGAGATTGTAAACTCACTTTTAACTGAAATGGATGGAATTAATGAAAATGATTCAATAATTACAATTTGTGCTACTAATAATCCAAGCAGCTTAGATTATGCAATCAGAAGCAGATTTGAAGAAGAAATTGAATTTAAATTACCTGATGATGAAGAAAGATTAATGATTATTGAGAATAATCTTAAAACTATGCCTCTAGACTACAATCTTGATTTGGAAAAAATAGTAAAACAAACAAAAGGCATGTCTGGAAGAGACATAAAAGAAAAGATATTAAAAACTGCACTCCACAATGCAATTGCAACTGAGAGTGACATACTTACAATGAAAAATATTGATTATTCTATAAAATCAACCAAAATTAAAAATAAAGATGTTAAAGGGATGTTTGAGTAA
- a CDS encoding tRNA-dihydrouridine synthase: MLKVVAPMAGITDASFLNKVIHYGFNVATLGGYSLDSPTLEASKKIVQRGRKEFDIPLNNIFNHIENEVNLIKNTHNHVKVSANVRSTNPQPIIDVGNIKNLDIVEINCHCRQNEILAIGCGQEMLKRDDLNHFISQIVDNVDSEVSVKIRANVEGVDCLKIANLIENAGADYIHIDAMKKGAEADWELLGELCSDVDIKIIGNNSVNSRGNVEKMIACGVDGFSIARSVISGSLDFKISDF; encoded by the coding sequence ATGCTTAAGGTAGTTGCTCCAATGGCTGGCATAACTGATGCTAGTTTTTTAAACAAGGTTATTCATTATGGATTTAATGTGGCTACTTTAGGTGGATACAGCTTAGATTCCCCTACACTTGAAGCAAGTAAGAAAATTGTTCAAAGGGGAAGAAAAGAATTCGACATTCCTTTAAATAATATTTTTAATCACATTGAAAATGAAGTCAATTTGATTAAAAACACTCATAATCATGTAAAAGTTTCAGCTAATGTTCGTTCAACAAATCCACAACCTATTATTGATGTTGGTAATATCAAAAATTTGGATATTGTAGAAATTAATTGTCATTGTCGCCAGAATGAAATTTTAGCTATTGGTTGTGGCCAAGAAATGTTAAAAAGAGATGATTTAAATCATTTCATCTCTCAAATTGTTGATAATGTTGACAGTGAAGTTTCAGTTAAAATCAGAGCTAATGTTGAAGGTGTTGACTGTTTAAAAATAGCTAATTTAATTGAAAATGCAGGTGCTGATTATATTCATATTGATGCAATGAAAAAAGGCGCTGAAGCAGACTGGGAACTTTTAGGTGAACTTTGCAGTGATGTTGATATTAAAATCATTGGAAACAATTCTGTCAACTCAAGAGGCAATGTCGAAAAGATGATTGCTTGCGGTGTTGATGGATTTTCTATTGCTCGTAGTGTTATTTCAGGTAGTTTGGATTTCAAAATATCTGATTTCTAA
- a CDS encoding phosphorylating glyceraldehyde-3-phosphate dehydrogenase — MKTVAINGYGTIGKRVADAVAAQDDMKVIGVSKTRPNYEARTAVEEKGYPLYIGIPEREHLFKEAGIEIAGTVEDMIQEADVVVDCTPGSIGPQNLEMYKKAGVKAIYQGGEDHDLTGLSFNAISNYDDSYGADYTRVVSCNTTGLTRTLSTIDPIADIKKVRAVMVRRGSDPSEVKKGPINAIVPNPPKVPSHHGPDVKTVMNGIDVTTMALLVPTTLMHQHNIMVEINNEVETEEIVEALEKRSRVMVVSAEEGLGSTAALMEYAKELGRNRNDLYEIPVWRESINVVGNELFYMQAVHQESDVVPENIDAIRALLEMESDNEKSIAKTNKAMGIF, encoded by the coding sequence ATGAAAACTGTTGCAATTAATGGTTATGGAACCATCGGTAAAAGAGTGGCTGATGCTGTAGCTGCTCAAGATGATATGAAAGTAATTGGTGTAAGTAAAACTAGACCAAACTACGAAGCAAGAACTGCTGTTGAAGAAAAAGGATATCCATTATACATTGGAATTCCAGAAAGAGAACACTTGTTTAAAGAAGCAGGAATTGAAATAGCAGGTACTGTTGAAGACATGATTCAAGAAGCAGACGTTGTTGTTGACTGTACTCCAGGATCTATTGGACCACAAAATCTTGAAATGTACAAAAAAGCTGGCGTTAAAGCTATTTACCAAGGTGGAGAAGACCATGATTTAACCGGTCTTTCATTTAATGCTATTTCTAATTATGATGATTCATACGGTGCAGATTACACAAGAGTTGTATCATGTAACACCACCGGATTAACCCGTACATTATCTACAATTGACCCAATTGCAGATATTAAAAAAGTTAGAGCAGTAATGGTAAGAAGAGGATCTGACCCATCTGAAGTCAAAAAAGGTCCAATTAATGCAATTGTACCAAATCCTCCAAAAGTTCCTTCTCACCACGGACCTGATGTAAAAACAGTTATGAACGGAATTGATGTAACAACTATGGCATTACTCGTACCTACTACCTTAATGCACCAACACAATATTATGGTTGAAATCAACAATGAAGTTGAAACCGAAGAAATCGTTGAAGCATTAGAAAAACGTTCCAGAGTAATGGTAGTGTCCGCAGAAGAAGGTTTAGGATCAACTGCTGCATTAATGGAATATGCTAAAGAACTTGGAAGAAACAGAAACGATTTATACGAAATTCCAGTTTGGAGAGAATCCATTAATGTTGTAGGAAACGAATTATTCTACATGCAAGCTGTGCATCAAGAATCTGACGTTGTTCCTGAAAACATTGATGCTATCCGTGCACTTTTAGAAATGGAAAGTGACAACGAAAAATCTATTGCTAAAACCAACAAAGCTATGGGAATATTCTAA
- a CDS encoding TIM barrel protein, with amino-acid sequence MKQKVLFGPAGSPVDYKGAAYKAPKYISQEGLDSYEYQSPYGVRIGESSANTLKEESEKHDILVSMHAPYYINLCAKEESKLDKSIGHLIAAARAGEWMGAYRLVFHPGAYLNRKPEKAMEISKNTVNRLFEELEAEGIEEFTFAPETTGKRTQLGNIGEVVELCATFDHFEPTIDFAHVHARGRGFLNKKEDYNCIFSTIEDQLDIDILHCHFTTIEYGKGGEVKHHTLDESDEYGPDIHDLLSNLIDNGWNANIICETPLRDVDSLKMKKIYEELK; translated from the coding sequence ATGAAACAAAAAGTACTTTTTGGACCTGCTGGAAGTCCTGTTGATTACAAAGGCGCAGCATACAAAGCTCCAAAATATATTTCCCAAGAGGGACTTGATTCTTATGAATACCAATCACCATATGGAGTAAGAATTGGAGAATCTTCTGCAAATACCCTAAAAGAAGAATCCGAAAAACATGACATTTTAGTTTCAATGCATGCTCCATATTACATTAATTTATGTGCAAAAGAAGAATCAAAACTTGATAAAAGTATTGGTCATTTAATAGCTGCTGCACGTGCTGGTGAATGGATGGGTGCTTACAGATTAGTATTCCACCCAGGTGCTTATTTAAATAGAAAACCTGAAAAAGCAATGGAAATATCTAAAAATACCGTAAACAGATTGTTTGAAGAACTTGAAGCTGAAGGTATTGAAGAGTTCACATTTGCACCAGAAACTACTGGTAAGAGAACTCAACTTGGAAATATTGGCGAAGTTGTTGAATTATGTGCAACTTTTGATCATTTTGAACCAACAATTGATTTTGCACATGTACATGCAAGAGGAAGAGGTTTTTTAAATAAAAAAGAAGATTACAATTGTATTTTTTCAACAATTGAAGACCAATTAGATATTGACATCTTACACTGCCACTTTACAACAATTGAATATGGAAAAGGTGGAGAAGTAAAGCACCATACATTAGATGAAAGTGATGAGTATGGACCCGACATCCACGATTTGCTATCTAATTTAATTGATAATGGCTGGAATGCAAATATTATTTGTGAAACTCCACTTAGAGATGTGGATTCACTTAAAATGAAAAAAATATATGAAGAATTAAAATAA
- a CDS encoding protease inhibitor I42 family protein — MISKKIKVALIFGLVLISSVGFVVAANSQSGPILDENNNFVMTVHANPSTGYYWVSNGGESHGAHVIDKQFVQDYNDGMLGVGGTYYFTIHVDDINDYYFKINEVSPSGEFTGKSIDSDMVN; from the coding sequence ATGATTTCTAAAAAAATAAAAGTGGCTTTAATATTTGGCTTAGTGTTGATATCTTCAGTAGGCTTTGTTGTAGCTGCTAATAGTCAATCTGGTCCTATTTTGGACGAGAATAATAATTTTGTCATGACTGTACATGCAAATCCTAGTACTGGATATTATTGGGTTTCCAATGGTGGTGAAAGTCATGGGGCTCATGTTATAGATAAACAGTTTGTTCAAGATTATAATGATGGAATGTTAGGTGTGGGTGGAACTTACTACTTCACAATTCATGTAGATGATATTAATGATTATTATTTTAAAATTAATGAAGTAAGTCCTTCCGGTGAATTTACTGGCAAATCCATTGATTCTGATATGGTAAATTAA